CGCCGCATCTGTTTCATATGCTCAAAAGCGTCCGGCGACTGCTCTCGGATGGCCCGCCCCGTTAGCTTCAGGAATACATCGTCCAGGGTGGGACGACGCACGCCGACGGAGAGCAGGCGCTGGCCAAACCCCCGGACAAAATCGGGGAGGAACTCCTCACCCCGGGGCACCCCGAAGCTGACCACGCCGTTCTCCACCTGAGGAGATACATGGTAGCGTTCCTGGAGTTCTCGGGCTGCCGCCACATTGTCCCCGGCCCTCAAGGACACCAGGTCACCGCCGACTGTGTCCTTGAGCCTGTCCGGCGTGTCCAGCGCCACAATCTGGCCATTGTCTATGATAGCAATGCGGTCGCAGACCTCGGCCTCATCCATGTACTGGGTCGTCAGGAAGATGGTCAGGCTCTCCTGCCGCCGTAGCTCCAGGATGTAGTCCCAGATGAGGCGTCTTGTCTGGGGGTCCAGCCCCAGGGTAGGCTCGTCCAGGAATAGCACCCGCGGGTGGTGTATAAGCCCCCTGGCTATCTCCAGACGTCGCTTCATGCCGCCGGAGTAGGTACGGACCCGGCTCTTTCGCCGGTCCCACAACTCCACCATGGTCAGCATCTCTTTAATGCGCAGTTCCCGCACCGACGCAGGCACGCCGTAGGCATAGGCGTGGAAACGCAGGTTCTGTTCAGCGGTGAGGTAATCATCGATGGCAGGCTCCTGGAACACCAGACCGATAGAGCGGCGCACCTGGCTCCGCTGTTGCAGCACGTTGTAGCCGTTGACTATCGCCTGCCCGGAGGTAGGGCGGAGGAGGGTGCAGAGCACGTTGATGGTGGTGGTCTTGCCCGCGCCATTGGGCCCCAGGAAGCCGAAGATTTCCCCCTGCCGCACCGCAAAGGAGACTCCCCTCACAGCCTCCAGCTTTCCGTAACGCTTCACCAGGTCCTTCACCTGAATAACGTCGGCCCTAGAATCCATTCTGTTTTTCACCACCTCCTCGGGCTGGACTGGCAGTAGCCAGGAAAGCAAACTTTAGCACGGCGAGAACCCAGGTGTCAAAGGAGACGGGGCTTCGTGGTTCAATCCTCAGGTCAAATAGATGCAGCCCCAGGTGTTCGGTCCCGTCCTATGAAGTGGGCGGCCATGTCAGCGCATATTGGCCAATGCACAGATGTCCATCCTGTTTCGTCTCAGCCGGCGGTGGAGGGCTCGGGGGGAGCTGGCCTGTCCTTATACTTTAGGGATGCCAACGGCGGAGGCATAGGTCGTGGTGTCATAGGCAAACCACATGTCGTCGCCGGCGCTGTTCCCGACGATGACCTTGACCTCCAGTCTATTCCCTGGGGGAATGGTATAGCTCAACCCGCTGACCAATACGGTCTTCTTGACCCAGGTGGAGGAGCCACTCTGCCAGTTGGCCTGGTACAGGGTGCCACTGCCTATCTCCGTGTAGGTGGCGCCACTGTAGTCCCGGAGGAAAACAGTGACCTCCCCTGCCTTGTTCTGGCCGAAATCCTTGATTGCGGTCCATAGTTCGACAGTCACGGTACCCGCGAGGTCCTGGCCGCCAGATAGGGAGCTTGACCGCCAGACCTGATGTTTGGAAAGGTCGGTCT
The Chloroflexota bacterium DNA segment above includes these coding regions:
- a CDS encoding ATP-binding cassette domain-containing protein; translation: MDSRADVIQVKDLVKRYGKLEAVRGVSFAVRQGEIFGFLGPNGAGKTTTINVLCTLLRPTSGQAIVNGYNVLQQRSQVRRSIGLVFQEPAIDDYLTAEQNLRFHAYAYGVPASVRELRIKEMLTMVELWDRRKSRVRTYSGGMKRRLEIARGLIHHPRVLFLDEPTLGLDPQTRRLIWDYILELRRQESLTIFLTTQYMDEAEVCDRIAIIDNGQIVALDTPDRLKDTVGGDLVSLRAGDNVAAARELQERYHVSPQVENGVVSFGVPRGEEFLPDFVRGFGQRLLSVGVRRPTLDDVFLKLTGRAIREQSPDAFEHMKQMRRRTGGH